Within the Nocardioides aurantiacus genome, the region CGGCGTCGGGGTGGGGGTCGGCGTCGGGCGGGGGCTGGGTTGGGCCACGACGACGGCCTTGGCCACCGTCACCGCCAGGCTGCCCGCGACGGGCCGCGCCCACGGGGCCGCGGAGTTGGTGACGCGGTAGGGCACGGTCCACGTGCCGGGGCCGGTCGGGGTGCCGCGCAGGGCGCCGGTGCTCGTGAGCGCGAGCCCGGGAGGCAGCGGGCCGGTGACGGACCAGCGCAGCGCGGCGGCGTCGGCGGCGGGCACCCGAGCGGCCAGCTGGGCCGTGACGGGCTTGCCCTGGGTCGCCACGATCCGGGCCGCGGCCGGCCGGGGCACGCGGGCGGCCTGGGCGAGCGCCTGACGGGCGGCGGCGGTCACGGCGGCACCGTTGGACCCGGTGCGGTAGCTGGCCGTACGCCGCGCGGCGGTGCCCAGCGCCGTACGCCCGAAGTCGCAGGCGAGGTCGCCGCTCTGGCACACCGTGACCGTCGGCGGCAGACCGGCGCCGGGGACGTCGGCGACCGTGCTGCCGAAGGACCGGAGCAGGCCGGTACCCGTCGTCGCCGCGACGGGCGATCCGGTGAGGGCCGAGCGGGTCGCGCGGGCCCGGTCGGGGTCGGCGACCAGCGTCAGGCCGACGACGCGGGCGCGGGTGGCGGCGGGCAGCGCGCCGACGGCGCGGTGCACGACCGAGGCGCCCTGGGCGTAGCCGGCGAGCACCAGGGACTGCTGGGGGCAGGCCCTGGCCCGGGTGGCGAGCAGCGAGGTCAGCGACCGCTGGGCGGTCGTGACGCCGGTGTTCCAGGAACGGACCTGGGCGGCGGAGACGGTGCCCTTGGCGGGCCGGGTGGCGCGGGAGCGCACCGGGAAGACCGAGGTGGAGCGCGACCGGAAGTCGACGACGCGGGTCTCGACCGAGAGCCCCTGCGCGCTGCCGGCCGTCCGGGCGGCGTCGCGGAAGCGCTGGAGCGTGGCGCCCGACCACGTCGGGCGGGTGGTGGTGCCCTCCCCGTTGCCGGGGACGAGGACCTGCAGCACCGGGGCGCAGGGCGCGGCAGCGGCGGCGCCCAGGACCGGGCCGGGTGCGACGCGACCGAGGTCGACGAGCGCCGCCGAGGCGAGCACGACGAACGCCAGCAGGGCCGCCTCGAGCAGGCGCACGACCCGGGTGGGGTCCTCGCCACGGCCGTGAGACCTCATCGTCACTCCCTGTCGGCACTCGCGTGACCTGTGTGACGCGATCGACGCGGCGAGTCTAGGAAGTCAGGACGGACGTCGAGGCCTGTTTGGACAAATTCGGCTATTCGGGCGAATCGCCTGGGTTCACGGTCGCCGTCCCGGGACGCGCCACGGCCCCCCTCGCCGGTGCGAGAGGGGCCGGGGTGCGTGTCCTGCGAGGGCTAGATGTGATGACCAGGCACGTTGGTCGAGAACCTGTGACGACACGTTTTGAGTTGGTAGATGGGTGAAGGCCTCCCGGTGTGGAGTGGAGCTGTCTAGAGAACCGCTTCACACACAGGAGGCCTTCGTGTCCCACGCTACCCATGCCAACGCTGCCCTGACCCCTCGCGCCCGGCTTCGGCTGGCGCGTCTGATCGTCGGTCACGGCTGGTCACCGGCCCGGGCGGCCGAGCGCTACGACGTCTCGTGGCGCACGGCGAAGAAGTGGGCCGAGCGCTATGCCGCGGAAGGGTCGACCGGGATGAACGACCGGTCCTCGCGACCGCATCACCAGCCCAACCGGACCCCGGCGCCGGTGGTCCGCAAGATCGTGCACCTGCGCTGGAAGCAGCGGCTGGGTCCCGTGGACATCGGCGACCGGCTCGACATGCCGTCCTCGACCGTGCACGCGGTCTTGGTGCGCTGCGGGATCAACCGGCTCACCCACATCGACCGCGCGACTGGCGAACCGATCCGTCGCTACGAGCACGAACACCCAGGCGATCTGATCCACGTCGACGTCAAGAAGCTCGGCCGTGTCCCTGACGGTGGCGGGTGGCGCTACGTCGGGCGCCAACAGGGCAAGAGGAACCGCTCGGCCACCGCGGTCCGCACCGGCGGGCCCAAGAACAAGCACCATCAGCCGCTGATCGGGACCTGCTACCTGCACACCGTGATCGATGACCACTCCCGCGTGGCCTACGTCGAGGCTCACCACGACGAGACCAAGGAGACCGCCACTGCGGTCCTGCGCAACGCGGTCGCGTGGTTCGCAGAACGTGGTGTGAGCGTCCAGCGGGTCCTCAGCGACAACGGCAGCTGCTACCGCAGCAACCTGTGGCGCGAGACCTGCGCCGAGCTGGGCCTCACTCCGAAACGGACGCGGCCCTACCGGCCCCAGACCAACGGGAAGATCGAGCGGTTCCACCGCACCCTGGCCGAGGGGTGGGCCTTCAAGAAGTTCTACAACTCCGAGTCCGCCCGACTCGCCGCCCTGCCAGCATGGGTCCACGAGTACAACCACCACCGGCCCCACTCGGCCATCGGCAAGCACTCACCCATCACCAGGTTGAACAACCTGGCTGGGCATCACAGCTAGAAGTCCTGCTCGACCAGGGACCACGGGTTGTCGGCACGGCCGTCCACGGCCGTGGTGGTCGGCACGACCTTCGAGCCCATCGGGGTCCGGGTGTACCAGGTGTTGACGAAGTGGTTGTAGGAGTTCACCGCAGCGGGCCGGCGGACCTCGCCCACGAGCTCGTCGCTCACCAGGGCCGGTCCGGTCCAGTTGGCGCTGCCGTTGAAGGCGATCTGCTGGTTGGACCGGCCGCCGTAGTTGCCGCTGATCGCCATCATCTTGAAGTGCGTGTACATGACGTACTTGCGGGTGCGGGAGTCGTACTTGGTCAGCTGGCGCAGCTGGACACCACCGCGCTGCATGGCCTTCATGGCGTGGTAGCCCACGTTGGTCACGAGCACCTTGATGTTGCACCCGGCCCGACGCAGCCGCACCAGCTTGGCCGCCAGGTCCTGGCCCCGCTGGCCGAGCATGGCCGAGACGTTGATGCGCAGGGCGGTCCGCCCGCTGATGCCCACCGACCCGGCACTCGTGCACTTGACGCGGTTGAGCGCCGCCATGAGCGGGTCACCCGCGGCCGGTCGACCGTTGCGGATGAACGGGTAGACGTTCATCTTGACGTCGCCCGAGGTCGCGTTGGTGTAGGGGCTGGACAGGTTGTTCTCGGGCATCGACTGCGAGAACACGGACTGCAGCTTGGTGTAGATGGCGTCGCGGTCGACGGTGTAGAGGTCGTTCCACTGCCCCACGACAGCGGCGCTCGTGACGTTGTGGGAGCCGTACATGACGACGTTGGTCGCCTTGCCCACGCGCGAGAACAGGTAGTACTTGGAGTGCGCGGCGCCGTCCTTGTAGCGGCAGGCCCGGTAGCACAGCCGCGCCCAGTTGCGGGGCGCACCCTTCTCCACGTTGCTGGCGTCGAGCCGCGCGCGCAGGTCCTTCCACACCGGGTTGTAGGTGTCGGTGCCCTTGGCGCCGTCGTTGCCGGAGGCGATGAACACCCGGACGGTGACACCGCGCTTGACCGCGGCCACGAGGGCGTCGGCGGCCTGGGCGCTGCGGAAGTTCCAGGTGGCGATCTGGATCGTCGAGCACGTCGGCGTGCTGTTGATGGCGCGGACGATCCGGTCGCTGATCTGACGCTTGGCGGCGTTGTTGCCCAGCGGGTTGTTCCAGGTCAGCGCGCCGTCGGCCGGGGTGAAGGTGTCGGGCGGCGCAGGTGCCGGGGTCGGGGCGGGGGGAGGAGTCGTCGGTGACGGCGTCGGTGACGGCGTGCCGGTCGGCGACGGGGTCGGGGACGGGGGCTTCGGTGCCTTCTGGCGGCAGTCGACCGGCGGGTCGATGGTGACCGGCGCGGCCGCGTCGGCCGAGGTGAGGGCCTGCGTGGCCAGCAGGCCCGAGACCAGGACGGCGGCGAGGACGCCGGCCGTCGAACGGAGAGGCTTCTTCACGGGCCCCGACCTTTCGATGTTGATGGAGCCGGCGTACCGGCGCGCAGTGACGATGGGCGCGCACCCGGGCCACGGACTCGTCCCCCGATGAACGCGCTGATCGTAACCGAGAGACGGGGTCCTTGGGACCGGTGGGACACATGGGACTAGTCCAGACGGACACCCGCCACTGGCCGGACGGGCCACCCCGGTCGCGCGCCCCGCCGCCGTCGCGCGCCCGGCGTGGGCGAGGATGGCCCCGTGACGCCGACGACGGTCCCCGCCCGCCCCGTGTGGGGCGACCGCCTCGTCGAGGTCGCCACCTGGCTGGTCGCGTGGTGGTCGTTGCTCTACTGGTTCGGCTGGTCGCTCGACCTCTCGCTCTGGCCGCTCGGCCGGGTGTGGGTGGTCACCTCGGTCCTCGGGGTCCTGGGTGCGCTCCTGCTCGCGCGCCGACGGCGCAGCCGCGCCCCCTCCCCCGCGCCCCGCGAGCCCGTGGACGGCGACCCCGGTCGGCGACCCCTCGTCCGGGGACGCTCCGCGGCGCTGCTGCGCGTCGGCGGCACCGCGGTCGCCGGGCTGGCGGTGGCGCTGCTGCTGCTCGCCGTGCGCGACTGGCCCCGGTCGGGCTGGTCGCTGCTCTGGGGGCTCCCGGTGGTGGCGCTGGTCGTCGGACTGCTCGTGGTGCTGGTGCTGCCCGACCCGTCCGACCCGGCCGACGACCACCACCCCCGCGTCGTACGACGCACCGAGCACCTGGCCGCCGCGGCCCTCGCCCTCGCCGTCGGTGTGCTGGCGCTGTTCATCAACCTGCCCGACTACGACGACCCCTACTACGTCAACCGGTCGGTGTGGATCGCCGAGCACGGCACCGCGATGACGCGCGACACGATCTTCGGCCCGGGCACCTTCGTCTCCCCCTACAACGGCGGGATCCCGATCGCCTCGGTCGAGGCCCTCGAGGGCGTGCTCGCCCACCTCACCGGCATCTCGGTCGGCAGCCTGACCTGGCTGGTCACCACCGGCATCGGTGCCGTCGGCACGGTCTGGGCCTTCTGGGCCCTCGCCCGCCGCTGGTCGCTGCGCACCCCGCTGGTCGTGCTCGTGGTGGCGGTGGCCTTCATGCTGCTCAGCGGCGAGTCCCGCCTCGGCAACTTCTGGATCGCTCGGATGTGGCAGGGCAAGGTGCTGGCGCTGACGGTGCTGCTGCCGTTCGTGTGGGTCTGGGCCGACGACCTGGTCCGCACCCGCGACCGGCGTCGCTGGTGGACGATGCTCGTCGCCGGCGTCGCCTTCGTCGGGCTCACCTCGACCGCGGTGATCCTGGTGCCGTTCCTGGTCGGCGGGATGCTGGTGACCGCCCTGGTCCTGCGCCACCGCGAGCTGGCCGTCGGGGCGCTGCTGCTCGTGGTCGGCCCGGTCGTGAGCGGTGCCGCCGTCGTGCTGCTCTCGACCGGGGTCGGGGACAACGGGGCGCTGCGCTACGGGGCGGAGACCTTCCGCCGCGTGCTGGGTCCCGACCACTGGATGGTCGTCGTCGCCCTGGTCGCGCTGGGCCTGACCCCGCTGCTGGTGCGCGGCAGGGCCGCCGCGCTGATGGCCGGCGCCACGGTGCTGGCCACCTTCACCGTGCTCGTCCCCCCGCTGCTCGAGGTGGCCGACGCGCTGACCGGCTCGGGGCCGATCCTGTGGCGGGTGCTCTACTGCGTGCCGATCGGCGTGCTCGTCGGGCTGCTGGCCGTCGTACGCCTCCCGCGGTGGACCGGCCCGCTGCGCCCCGTCGCCGCGGTGGCGCTGCCGGTCGCGCTGGTCGGGTCGTTCGCGCTGGCGGGGGCCGGGCTGTGGGACACCACCGACCACAACGGCCCCGCGACGCTGACCTCGCGCCCGACCTGGAAGGTCGACCTCACCGCCAAGGCACAGGTCGAGGCCGTGCTGGACGCCGGCGCCACCGGCGTCGTGCTGCTGCCGCCGATGGCGATGCAGGTGCTCCCCATGGTCACCACCGACGCGTACGCCGTGGACCCGCGCGGGTGGTACACCCGCATCCTCGCCGAGCCCGACGCCCAGAACGAGCAGCGTCGGCTGCTGGCCCGCTACGCGCGCGACACGACGCCCCGGCTCACCGGCGAGGACCTGGGCCGCGCCCTGCGGACCCTCGAGGTCACCGTGGTCTGCGTGACACAGGCACGGGCCGAGCGCGAGCTGCCGAGGCTGGCCGAGGCGGGGTACGCCGACCCCCGGCGCCGCGCCGACATGACCTGCGTGACGCCGACCTAGCCGACGAACTCGTTGGCGCGCGTGAGGTCCTCGTCGAAGTCGACCTCGACGATATGGAACTCCGAGATGTCCAGGGCCTCGACCCGCAGGCCGTCCTCCTGGATCGCGACCTCGATGCCGCGCTCGAAGTAGTCCTGGTCGCCGACCTCTTGGAGGCGGCGCACGAGCGTGGCCTTGTCGTCGGCCGCGACGTAGTTGATGCCGACCGCCTCGCCGAGGCCGCCGACGACCTGCTTGGACAGCTCGCGGATGTAGCCGTCGTCGTCGAGGGTGTACTTGACCTCCTCCTCGGCGACCGACTCGGTGTTGACGCACACGAAGCTGCGGCCGGCCTCGATGTGCTCGCGCACCAGCCCCAGCACGCGCGGGTCGAACACCACGTCGCCGTTGAGCCAGAGCACCCCACCGGGCTGGGAGAGGTGCAGCGCCTTGTGGAGGCTCTTGGAGGTGTTGGTGGAGTCGTAGACCTCGTTGTAGACGAAGCTGATGTCGGGCATCGCCTCGATCACCAGGTCGAGCTTGAAGCCGACCACGGCGGTCACGTGGACCTCGTCGCCGAGCCCCGCACGCAGGGCGTCCACCGCGCGGCGCATGATCGTCTCGCCCGAGCTGAGCGGGGTCAGCGGCTTCGGGTGGGGCCGGCCGAGGCGGGTGCCCATGCCGGCGGCGAGGATGACGACCTGAGTGGTCACGGTGGACTCCTGTCTGCGGCGGACGCGGGGTGGTCCGCCGTCCGGATCCCGGCGAGCCTAGTCGTAGGTAGTCTCATCCGACGTGAGCACCACACCCACCCGCGTCTTCGCCGCCCGGCTCGCGGGACTGCCGGTGTTCGACCCCTCGGGCGACCAGGTCGGCAAGGTCCGTGACGTCGTGGTCGTGCTGCGCTCCGACGTGCGCCAGCCCCGGGTGGTGGGCCTCGTCGTCGAGGTCTTCGGCCGGCGCCAGATCTTCGCCCCGATGACCCGCGTCACCGCGATGGACGCCGGGCAGGTGATCACGACCGGCCTGCTGAACATGCGGCGCTTCGAGCGGCGTACGACGGAGACGCTGGTGATCGCGCAGATGCTCGACCGCCACGTCAGGATCCGCAGCACCGGCACCGAGGGCACCGTCTTCGACGTCGCGATGGAGCAGGCCCGCACCCGCGACTGGGTGCTCTCCCGGGTGGCGGTGACCGAGGGCGCCAAGGGATTCCGGCGCCGCTCCCAGACCCACGTCGTGGAGTGGGACGACGTGGAGGGTCTGCACGAGCGGCAGCCACGGCAGGGTGCCGAGCACCTCGCCGCCTCGCTGGCCGACCTGCGTCCGGCCGACGCGGCGAGCGTGATCCACGACCTCACGCCGGAGCGGCGTACGCAGGTGGTCGCGGCGCTCGACGACGAGCGCCTGGCCCACGTGCTGGAGGAGCTGCCCGAGGAGGACCAGGTCGAGATCCTCGAGCACCTCGACTCCGAGCGCGCCGCGGACATCCTCGAGGAGATGTCGGCCGACGACGCCGCCGACCTCATCGCCGACCTGCCGCCCGAGACCGCCGCCCAGCTGCTCGAGCTGATGGAGACCGAGGAGGCCGCCTCGGTGCGGCGGCTGATGTCCTACGGCGAGGAGACCGCCGGCGGCATGATGACGCCCGAGCCGGTCATCCTGCCGCCCGACGCCACCGTCGCCGAGGCGCTGGCCCGCGTCCGCGCCGTCGAGCTCACCCCCTCGCTCGCGGCCCTGGTCTACGTCTGCCGCCAGCCCCTGGAGACCCCCACCGGCAAGCTGCTCGGCGTCGCCCACATCCAGCGGCTGCTGCGCGAGCCGCCGTCCTCGCTGGTGGCCGGCGCGCTCGACACCGGCATCGACTACCTCCGGCCGCAGGCCAGCCTCGAGGACGTCGCGACGTTCCTGGCGACCTACAACCTCGTCGCCGCCCCGGTGGTCGACGAGGAGGGCCGGCTGCTCGGCACCGTCGCGGTCGACGACCTCCTCGACCACCTGCTGCCCGAGGGCTGGCGCGACCGCAAGATCGGGCGGAGGTGAGCGGGATGGGCGAGAAGGACCGCCGCGACCGGCACGACCGGCACGACCGGTCCGAGCGGCACGACCGGCACGACCGGGCCGAGCGACGCCCGGAGTCGCGCGTCGTGCGCCTGGACCAGCCGACCGACGTCCGCCGCCGCTCGTTCGTGCGCCGTCCGCAGGTGCGGCAGGACGCGTTCGGGATCTTCGCCGAGCAGTTCGCCCGCTTCATGGGCACGGCGCGCTTCCTGATCTACATGACGCTGTTCGTCATCTTCTGGGTGCT harbors:
- a CDS encoding magnesium transporter MgtE N-terminal domain-containing protein, with product MSTTPTRVFAARLAGLPVFDPSGDQVGKVRDVVVVLRSDVRQPRVVGLVVEVFGRRQIFAPMTRVTAMDAGQVITTGLLNMRRFERRTTETLVIAQMLDRHVRIRSTGTEGTVFDVAMEQARTRDWVLSRVAVTEGAKGFRRRSQTHVVEWDDVEGLHERQPRQGAEHLAASLADLRPADAASVIHDLTPERRTQVVAALDDERLAHVLEELPEEDQVEILEHLDSERAADILEEMSADDAADLIADLPPETAAQLLELMETEEAASVRRLMSYGEETAGGMMTPEPVILPPDATVAEALARVRAVELTPSLAALVYVCRQPLETPTGKLLGVAHIQRLLREPPSSLVAGALDTGIDYLRPQASLEDVATFLATYNLVAAPVVDEEGRLLGTVAVDDLLDHLLPEGWRDRKIGRR
- a CDS encoding cutinase family protein, which codes for MRSHGRGEDPTRVVRLLEAALLAFVVLASAALVDLGRVAPGPVLGAAAAAPCAPVLQVLVPGNGEGTTTRPTWSGATLQRFRDAARTAGSAQGLSVETRVVDFRSRSTSVFPVRSRATRPAKGTVSAAQVRSWNTGVTTAQRSLTSLLATRARACPQQSLVLAGYAQGASVVHRAVGALPAATRARVVGLTLVADPDRARATRSALTGSPVAATTGTGLLRSFGSTVADVPGAGLPPTVTVCQSGDLACDFGRTALGTAARRTASYRTGSNGAAVTAAARQALAQAARVPRPAAARIVATQGKPVTAQLAARVPAADAAALRWSVTGPLPPGLALTSTGALRGTPTGPGTWTVPYRVTNSAAPWARPVAGSLAVTVAKAVVVAQPSPRPTPTPTPTPTPTPTPTPTPTPTPTPTPTPTTPAPTTPAPTTPAPSPTAPSTPVTRPTAATPWQTLSAAGESVCSVRGGAVRCWGGNEFGQVGDGTLVARSQPTRVGTADDWTKVSTGGSHACGIRGTGTLWCWGLNNHGQLGDGTRTARRTPVQVGTATDWDHVSASWQTTCATNQQQQAFCWGLNDKRQLGTGSTAGSLAVPTRVAGDARWRTVFAGSLSACGVQTDGTAWCWGANDFGQLGHGGTTARSLPTRTGLSNGWVALSVGWTQTCGWRSDGVALCWGDNRSGQLGTGSTRASLVPTALPGSGWTGVSTGNAQTCGVRSDGTWCWGANAMGQLGTGTRTASLVPARVVGAGGTAVVTGWQFGCATRTGGRACWGLNHVGQVGDSSIATRLSPVSVAAG
- a CDS encoding DUF6077 domain-containing protein; this translates as MTPTTVPARPVWGDRLVEVATWLVAWWSLLYWFGWSLDLSLWPLGRVWVVTSVLGVLGALLLARRRRSRAPSPAPREPVDGDPGRRPLVRGRSAALLRVGGTAVAGLAVALLLLAVRDWPRSGWSLLWGLPVVALVVGLLVVLVLPDPSDPADDHHPRVVRRTEHLAAAALALAVGVLALFINLPDYDDPYYVNRSVWIAEHGTAMTRDTIFGPGTFVSPYNGGIPIASVEALEGVLAHLTGISVGSLTWLVTTGIGAVGTVWAFWALARRWSLRTPLVVLVVAVAFMLLSGESRLGNFWIARMWQGKVLALTVLLPFVWVWADDLVRTRDRRRWWTMLVAGVAFVGLTSTAVILVPFLVGGMLVTALVLRHRELAVGALLLVVGPVVSGAAVVLLSTGVGDNGALRYGAETFRRVLGPDHWMVVVALVALGLTPLLVRGRAAALMAGATVLATFTVLVPPLLEVADALTGSGPILWRVLYCVPIGVLVGLLAVVRLPRWTGPLRPVAAVALPVALVGSFALAGAGLWDTTDHNGPATLTSRPTWKVDLTAKAQVEAVLDAGATGVVLLPPMAMQVLPMVTTDAYAVDPRGWYTRILAEPDAQNEQRRLLARYARDTTPRLTGEDLGRALRTLEVTVVCVTQARAERELPRLAEAGYADPRRRADMTCVTPT
- a CDS encoding NTP transferase domain-containing protein, which codes for MTTQVVILAAGMGTRLGRPHPKPLTPLSSGETIMRRAVDALRAGLGDEVHVTAVVGFKLDLVIEAMPDISFVYNEVYDSTNTSKSLHKALHLSQPGGVLWLNGDVVFDPRVLGLVREHIEAGRSFVCVNTESVAEEEVKYTLDDDGYIRELSKQVVGGLGEAVGINYVAADDKATLVRRLQEVGDQDYFERGIEVAIQEDGLRVEALDISEFHIVEVDFDEDLTRANEFVG
- a CDS encoding phospholipase D-like domain-containing protein; protein product: MKKPLRSTAGVLAAVLVSGLLATQALTSADAAAPVTIDPPVDCRQKAPKPPSPTPSPTGTPSPTPSPTTPPPAPTPAPAPPDTFTPADGALTWNNPLGNNAAKRQISDRIVRAINSTPTCSTIQIATWNFRSAQAADALVAAVKRGVTVRVFIASGNDGAKGTDTYNPVWKDLRARLDASNVEKGAPRNWARLCYRACRYKDGAAHSKYYLFSRVGKATNVVMYGSHNVTSAAVVGQWNDLYTVDRDAIYTKLQSVFSQSMPENNLSSPYTNATSGDVKMNVYPFIRNGRPAAGDPLMAALNRVKCTSAGSVGISGRTALRINVSAMLGQRGQDLAAKLVRLRRAGCNIKVLVTNVGYHAMKAMQRGGVQLRQLTKYDSRTRKYVMYTHFKMMAISGNYGGRSNQQIAFNGSANWTGPALVSDELVGEVRRPAAVNSYNHFVNTWYTRTPMGSKVVPTTTAVDGRADNPWSLVEQDF
- a CDS encoding IS481 family transposase, which translates into the protein MSHATHANAALTPRARLRLARLIVGHGWSPARAAERYDVSWRTAKKWAERYAAEGSTGMNDRSSRPHHQPNRTPAPVVRKIVHLRWKQRLGPVDIGDRLDMPSSTVHAVLVRCGINRLTHIDRATGEPIRRYEHEHPGDLIHVDVKKLGRVPDGGGWRYVGRQQGKRNRSATAVRTGGPKNKHHQPLIGTCYLHTVIDDHSRVAYVEAHHDETKETATAVLRNAVAWFAERGVSVQRVLSDNGSCYRSNLWRETCAELGLTPKRTRPYRPQTNGKIERFHRTLAEGWAFKKFYNSESARLAALPAWVHEYNHHRPHSAIGKHSPITRLNNLAGHHS